A window from Limanda limanda chromosome 14, fLimLim1.1, whole genome shotgun sequence encodes these proteins:
- the LOC133019157 gene encoding interferon regulatory factor 2-binding protein 1-like — protein MSSASQSSSRRQWCYLCDLPKMPWAMLWEFSEAVCRGCVNYDGADRIELLIETARQLKSTHGVLDGRSPGPQQSKPSSSGPVEAGRQHGERLDRGRGEYGVSSRLPNGLHRAEDVALSEGSRQSPNTRRAIAGPVPGLHGTISHALLAQGLVATPHGLLAPLSSSRGGTTPLAVSAPIMGDAGRRQAVSLSVGASTSALVGIDPALWRNNEVMSELNEISRSRVEGWPNRPKAVRDVLVALSSCVPFNVRFRKDHNLMGRVLAFDASATPEFDLKVFVEYPSGSGMIFSGVPDLVRQMFRDSAKDAGKAVNSGLRYVEYEKRQGTGDWRGLAELLNDGVRMFKEPPIPEVLPQPDVVLPMAAAGRPLQAKSTARRRKASPGSENGESEGRPEHNAREPWPRGAYSGMEPLPGMAAPQEGPPRLHSQPSPISALMGVADSLSSSQMARESPSMSTAHSSSAGRPTSSSPSTASTSVSQASMGQGLNSVGPSSNPTAGESSSGAQGTLLCCTLCRERLEDTHFVQCPSVPHHKFCFPCTRGFIRSQGQGGEVYCPSGERCPLAGSTVPWAFMQGEISTILAGDGDVTVKKESDP, from the coding sequence ATGTCCTCCGCCTCGCAGTCCTCCTCCAGACGGCAATGGTGCTACCTCTGCGATCTGCCCAAGATGCCCTGGGCCATGCTGTGGGAGTTCAGCGAGGCCGTGTGCCGGGGCTGCGTCAACTACGACGGCGCGGACCGAATCGAGCTCCTCATCGAGACCGCCCGGCAGCTGAAGAGCACGCACGGGGTTTTAGACGGCAGGTCCCCGGGTCCTCAGCAGAGCAAACCCAGCTCGTCCGGGCCCGTGGAGGCAGGGCGGCAGCATGGAGAGCGCCTGGACAGGGGGAGGGGTGAGTATGGGGTGTCCTCTCGCCTCCCGAACGGGCTGCACAGAGCCGAAGATGTGGCCTTGTCCGAGGGCAGCCGGCAGAGTCCGAACACTCGTCGGGCAATAGCCGGGCCAGTTCCCGGTCTCCACGGCACCATATCCCACGCATTGCTAGCCCAGGGGTTAGTCGCGACCCCTCACGGGCTGCTAGCCCCTCTGTCGAGCTCCAGGGGTGGCACCACACCTCTGGCAGTCTCAGCACCTATCATGGGTGATGCTGGAAGACGGCAGGCTGTGTCTCTGAGCGTGGGGGCTAGCACCTCTGCTCTGGTGGGTATAGATCCTGCGTTGTGGAGGAACAATGAAGTGATGAGTGAACTGAATGAGATTTCTCGCAGCAGGGTTGAAGGCTGGCCAAACCGCCCCAAAGCAGTCAGGGACGTGCTGGTAGCTCTCAGCAGCTGTGTCCCCTTCAATGTGCGCTTCAGGAAAGACCACAACCTGATGGGCCGGGTGCTGGCCTTCGATGCCAGCGCGACCCCGGAGTTTGACCTCAAGGTGTTTGTGGAGTATCCTTCCGGGTCAGGAATGATCTTCTCAGGAGTCCCAGACCTGGTCAGGCAGATGTTCCGCGACTCGGCCAAAGATGCAGGTAAAGCGGTGAACTCTGGGCTGCGATATGTGGAGTATGAGAAGCGGCAGGGCACAGGAGACTGGCGTGGGTTGGCCGAGCTGCTGAATGATGGCGTGCGGATGTTTAAAGAGCCCCCAATCCCAGAGGTTCTGCCACAGCCAGATGTGGTGTTGCCCATGGCAGCCGCTGGACGCCCTTTGCAGGCAAAGAGCACAGCTCGCCGCCGCAAGGCTTCTCCAGGCTCGGAGAATGGAGAGAGCGAAGGGAGGCCTGAACATAACGCGAGAGAGCCCTGGCCCAGAGGTGCTTACTCAGGCATGGAACCGCTTCCTGGCATGGCTGCCCCTCAAGAAGGCCCGCCCCGTTTACACAGCCAGCCCTCACCCATCTCAGCACTCATGGGAGTCGCAGACAGTCTGAGCTCCAGTCAGATGGCCAGAGAGAGCCCCAGCATGTCCACAGCCCACTCCTCCTCAGCTGGGCGTCCCACCAGCAGCAGTCCCTCCACCGCCTCCACCTCAGTCTCCCAGGCATCCATGGGGCAGGGCTTAAATTCGGTGGGGCCCAGCAGCAACCCCACCGCCGGCGAGTCATCCAGCGGTGCTCAGGGCACCTTGCTCTGCTGCACCCTCTGCAGAGAGCGCTTGGAGGACACTCATTTTGTCCAGTGTCCCTCTGTCCCGCACCACAAGTTCTGCTTCCCCTGTACCCGGGGTTTCATCCGCAGCCAAGGTCAAGGAGGTGAGGTGTACTGCCCCAGTGGGGAGCGCTGTCCCCTGGCTGGATCCACCGTGCCTTGGGCCTTCATGCAGGGAGAGATCTCGACCATCCTGGCCGGAGACGGAGATGTGACAGTAAAGAAGGAGAGCGACCCTTGA
- the hnrnpl gene encoding heterogeneous nuclear ribonucleoprotein L isoform X2 — MAAAAGRYYGEGGRATKRQKTEDGGMATESYEDPHKPLPSAVVHIRGLVDAIMEADLVEALQEFGAISFVVMMPKKRQALVEYEDMNGSCNAVNYAAENQVYIAGHPAFINYSTSQKISRPGDADDTRSVNNVLLLTIINPIYPITTDVLYTICNNCGPVQRIVIFRKNGVQAMVEFDSVQSAQRAKASLNGADIYSGCCTLKIEYAKPARLNVFKNDQDTWDYTNPTLSGQDADGEGNWNNSQDPNGNPNKRQRQPALLGDHPPDYGGPQGGYHGYNDDSYGPPPSHRMGQGMGGRGRGSQRYGPGYGPPPPEYGPHADSPVLMVYGLEPSKINADKVFNIFCLYGNIERVKFMKSKPGAAMVEMGDCYSVDRAITHLNNNFLFGQKLSVCVSKQQAIVPGQCYQLEDNTSSFKDFHGSRNNRFTSPEQAAKNRIQHPSNVLHFFNAQPDISEEIFNQVCDELGIKDPTSVKLFSGKSERSSSGLLEWESINDAMEGLSLMNHYQMKNPSGPYPYTLKLCFSTTHHAN, encoded by the exons ATGGCTGCCGCTGCGGGCCGATACTACGGAGAAGGTGGCAGAGCGACgaaaagacagaaaactgaGGACGGGGGGATGGCGACG GAGAGCTACGAAGACCCTCACAAACCGCTGCCCTCCGCGGTGGTGCACATCAGGGGCCTGGTGGACGCGATCATGGAGGCCGACCTGGTGGAGGCCCTGCAGGAGTTTGGTGCCATCAG ttttgtGGTTATGATGCCCAAGAAGCGCCAGGCCCTGGTGGAGTATGAAGACATGAATGGCTCCTGCAATGCTGTCAACTATGCAGCAGAGAATCAGGTTTACATAGCAGGCCACCCTGCCTTCATCAACTACTCCACTAGTCAAAAGATCTCCCGGCCAGGAGACGCAGATGACACGCGGAGCGTCAACAATGTGCTGCTGCTCACCATCATAAACCCCATCTATCCAATCACCACG GATGTGCTCTACACCATTTGTAACAACTGCGGTCCGGTACAGAGGATTGTCATCTTCAGGAAGAATGGTGTTCAAGCCATGGTTGAAT TTGATTCGGTCCAAAGTGCCCAGAGGGCTAAAGCCTCTCTAAATGGGGCAGACATCTATTCTGGCTGTTGCACTCTGAAGATTGAATATGCCAAG CCAGCACGCCTTAATGTCTTCAAAAACGACCAAGACACGTGGGACTACACTAATCCCACCCTGAGTGGCCAAG ATGCTGATGGTGAAGGCAATTGGAACAATTcacaag ATCCCAATGGAAATCCAAACAAACGGCAGAGGCAGCCTGCCCTTCTAGGAGACCACCCACCTGATTATG GTGGTCCTCAAGGAGGTTATCATGGCTACAATGACGACAGCTACGGCCCCCCTCCTTCCCATCGCATGGGGCAAGGGATGGGTGGGCGTGGTCGTGGTAGCCAGCGCTATGGCCCTGGATATGGACCACCGCCCCCTGAGTACGGTCCTCATGCTGACTCCCCGGTTCTTATGGTGTATGGCCTTGAGCCCTCCAAGATCAATGCTGACAAGGTCTTCAACATCTTCTGTCTCTATGGCAACATAGAGAGG GTTAAGTTCATGAAGAGTAAGCCCGGAGCAGCAATGGTGGAGATGGGAGACTGCTACTCTGTGGACAGAGCAATCACTCACCTCAACAATAACTTCCTTTTCGGACAGAAACTCAGCGTTTG TGTGTCCAAGCAGCAGGCTATCGTGCCAGGACAGTGTTACCAGCTAGAAGACAACACCAGCAGCTTCAAAGATTTCCATGGCTCCCGCAACAACCGCTTCACCTCCCCAGAGCAGGCAGCCAAAAACCGAATCCAGCACCCCAGCAATGTCCTGCACTTCTTTAACGCACAACCTGACATATCTGAAGAGATCTTCAACCAG GTGTGTGATGAACTGGGTATTAAGGACCCCACAAGTGTGAAGCTTTTCTCTGGAAAAA GTGAGCGAAGTTCATCCGGCCTGCTGGAGTGGGAATCCATCAATGACGCTATGGAAGGCCTTTCTCTGATGAACCATTACCAGATGAAAAACCCTA GTGGGCCTTACCCTTACACACTGAAGCTGTGTTTCTCAACTACACACCATGCCAACTAA
- the hnrnpl gene encoding heterogeneous nuclear ribonucleoprotein L isoform X1, with product MAAAAGRYYGEGGRATKRQKTEDGGMATESYEDPHKPLPSAVVHIRGLVDAIMEADLVEALQEFGAISFVVMMPKKRQALVEYEDMNGSCNAVNYAAENQVYIAGHPAFINYSTSQKISRPGDADDTRSVNNVLLLTIINPIYPITTDVLYTICNNCGPVQRIVIFRKNGVQAMVEFDSVQSAQRAKASLNGADIYSGCCTLKIEYAKPARLNVFKNDQDTWDYTNPTLSGQDADGEGNWNNSQDPNGNPNKRQRQPALLGDHPPDYGGPQGGYHGYNDDSYGPPPSHRMGQGMGGRGRGSQRYGPGYGPPPPEYGPHADSPVLMVYGLEPSKINADKVFNIFCLYGNIERVKFMKSKPGAAMVEMGDCYSVDRAITHLNNNFLFGQKLSVCVSKQQAIVPGQCYQLEDNTSSFKDFHGSRNNRFTSPEQAAKNRIQHPSNVLHFFNAQPDISEEIFNQVCDELGIKDPTSVKLFSGKSPQAGCSTDEDHNTERMPHRERSSSGLLEWESINDAMEGLSLMNHYQMKNPSGPYPYTLKLCFSTTHHAN from the exons ATGGCTGCCGCTGCGGGCCGATACTACGGAGAAGGTGGCAGAGCGACgaaaagacagaaaactgaGGACGGGGGGATGGCGACG GAGAGCTACGAAGACCCTCACAAACCGCTGCCCTCCGCGGTGGTGCACATCAGGGGCCTGGTGGACGCGATCATGGAGGCCGACCTGGTGGAGGCCCTGCAGGAGTTTGGTGCCATCAG ttttgtGGTTATGATGCCCAAGAAGCGCCAGGCCCTGGTGGAGTATGAAGACATGAATGGCTCCTGCAATGCTGTCAACTATGCAGCAGAGAATCAGGTTTACATAGCAGGCCACCCTGCCTTCATCAACTACTCCACTAGTCAAAAGATCTCCCGGCCAGGAGACGCAGATGACACGCGGAGCGTCAACAATGTGCTGCTGCTCACCATCATAAACCCCATCTATCCAATCACCACG GATGTGCTCTACACCATTTGTAACAACTGCGGTCCGGTACAGAGGATTGTCATCTTCAGGAAGAATGGTGTTCAAGCCATGGTTGAAT TTGATTCGGTCCAAAGTGCCCAGAGGGCTAAAGCCTCTCTAAATGGGGCAGACATCTATTCTGGCTGTTGCACTCTGAAGATTGAATATGCCAAG CCAGCACGCCTTAATGTCTTCAAAAACGACCAAGACACGTGGGACTACACTAATCCCACCCTGAGTGGCCAAG ATGCTGATGGTGAAGGCAATTGGAACAATTcacaag ATCCCAATGGAAATCCAAACAAACGGCAGAGGCAGCCTGCCCTTCTAGGAGACCACCCACCTGATTATG GTGGTCCTCAAGGAGGTTATCATGGCTACAATGACGACAGCTACGGCCCCCCTCCTTCCCATCGCATGGGGCAAGGGATGGGTGGGCGTGGTCGTGGTAGCCAGCGCTATGGCCCTGGATATGGACCACCGCCCCCTGAGTACGGTCCTCATGCTGACTCCCCGGTTCTTATGGTGTATGGCCTTGAGCCCTCCAAGATCAATGCTGACAAGGTCTTCAACATCTTCTGTCTCTATGGCAACATAGAGAGG GTTAAGTTCATGAAGAGTAAGCCCGGAGCAGCAATGGTGGAGATGGGAGACTGCTACTCTGTGGACAGAGCAATCACTCACCTCAACAATAACTTCCTTTTCGGACAGAAACTCAGCGTTTG TGTGTCCAAGCAGCAGGCTATCGTGCCAGGACAGTGTTACCAGCTAGAAGACAACACCAGCAGCTTCAAAGATTTCCATGGCTCCCGCAACAACCGCTTCACCTCCCCAGAGCAGGCAGCCAAAAACCGAATCCAGCACCCCAGCAATGTCCTGCACTTCTTTAACGCACAACCTGACATATCTGAAGAGATCTTCAACCAG GTGTGTGATGAACTGGGTATTAAGGACCCCACAAGTGTGAAGCTTTTCTCTGGAAAAA GTCCTCAGGCTGGCTGTTCCACAGACGAGGACCATAATACTGAAAGGATGCCTCACC GTGAGCGAAGTTCATCCGGCCTGCTGGAGTGGGAATCCATCAATGACGCTATGGAAGGCCTTTCTCTGATGAACCATTACCAGATGAAAAACCCTA GTGGGCCTTACCCTTACACACTGAAGCTGTGTTTCTCAACTACACACCATGCCAACTAA